The Anoxybacillus flavithermus genome has a segment encoding these proteins:
- a CDS encoding DNA-binding response regulator, which yields MATILIVDDEKEMRELLRLYLEPEGFTCIEADDGEAGLAEFGRKQIDLILLDIMMPKLDGYRFCMHVRERSQVPIIFLTARSDEWDRVYGLQIGADDYIVKPFSPNEVVARVHAVLRRTKGTDVTTSYEAGPIVIDEKARKVKVNGKPVVLTLKEFELLTLFVKHRGQVFTREQLLDRVWGIHYVGSTRTVDTHIKTLRIKLGEAGQYIQTVWGVGYKFDETI from the coding sequence ATGGCAACGATTTTAATTGTTGACGACGAAAAAGAAATGCGCGAATTGCTTCGTCTTTATTTAGAACCTGAAGGATTTACGTGCATCGAAGCAGACGATGGCGAAGCGGGGCTTGCCGAGTTCGGACGAAAACAGATCGATTTAATTTTGCTCGATATTATGATGCCAAAACTTGACGGCTACCGCTTTTGCATGCACGTGCGGGAACGTTCGCAAGTGCCGATCATTTTTTTAACAGCACGAAGCGATGAGTGGGATCGCGTTTATGGATTACAAATTGGCGCGGACGACTACATCGTGAAGCCGTTTAGTCCAAATGAAGTCGTCGCACGCGTGCATGCTGTCCTTCGCCGAACGAAAGGAACAGACGTAACGACGTCATATGAGGCAGGTCCGATTGTCATCGATGAAAAGGCGCGGAAAGTAAAAGTGAACGGAAAACCGGTTGTACTAACATTAAAAGAGTTTGAACTGCTCACGTTGTTTGTCAAACATCGCGGTCAAGTATTTACGCGCGAGCAACTGCTAGATCGCGTCTGGGGCATTCATTACGTCGGGAGCACACGCACCGTCGATACACATATTAAAACGTTACGTATTAAACTCGGCGAAGCCGGACAATACATTCAAACAGTATGGGGAGTGGGATATAAATTTGATGAAACGATTTAA
- a CDS encoding two-component sensor histidine kinase: MKRFNSLSLQQKLWLTISVFLVLAVLFLYVVAVYMYENIYISNVEQQLLQEGKNIATKYEGGPLTDSFRATVSLIDDVSNTEIVLVNNPRELSACLPFEVNHHSIISEEERQQLLAGKTVTKKGYEQTFDRHIVGVIIPLLDQHRLMGILYLYVPLASIEDVLKRIQAFLMIGGSLFLLITVFVGRKIAMHFTKPLQHMQQAAYRVSQGDFSAQVNVEAEDEIGQLAKAFNQMAHALAKEDERKKEFLANVSHELRTPLSYVKGYSEALLDGVIKEEAQQKKYVRLIHREASRMQRLVRDLLDLAQLEGTYPLVRTPFSIAQLVEETIEKYEPMLQEKNIRLLLDLDHDLIVDGDPDRIEQVLQNVLDNALRYTPSFGTISLRAVNKQPMCELIIADSGCGMSKEDIERLGERFFRADRSRSREHGGTGLGIAIVKQIIKLHGGSIRFESEQGKGTTVYMELPLYHGV, encoded by the coding sequence ATGAAACGATTTAATTCTCTTTCACTCCAACAAAAACTATGGCTAACGATTAGCGTCTTTTTAGTGCTTGCGGTGTTGTTTTTATATGTGGTCGCCGTTTATATGTATGAAAATATTTATATATCAAACGTCGAACAACAATTATTGCAAGAAGGAAAAAACATCGCGACAAAATATGAAGGTGGCCCCCTTACCGATTCGTTTCGCGCGACCGTCTCGCTCATCGATGACGTATCTAACACAGAAATTGTGCTTGTAAACAATCCGCGTGAATTGAGTGCGTGCTTGCCATTCGAAGTGAATCATCATTCGATTATTAGCGAAGAGGAACGACAACAACTGCTCGCTGGAAAAACGGTAACAAAAAAAGGGTATGAACAAACATTCGATCGCCATATTGTCGGCGTCATCATTCCTCTACTTGACCAACACCGCCTCATGGGCATTTTATATTTGTACGTACCGCTTGCGTCGATTGAGGATGTGCTTAAGCGCATTCAAGCGTTCCTCATGATTGGTGGAAGCCTTTTTTTACTCATTACGGTGTTTGTCGGACGAAAAATTGCGATGCATTTCACGAAACCGTTGCAACATATGCAACAAGCCGCCTATCGCGTCTCACAAGGCGATTTTTCCGCACAAGTGAACGTCGAAGCGGAAGACGAAATTGGCCAACTTGCAAAAGCATTTAACCAAATGGCGCACGCACTTGCGAAGGAAGATGAGCGAAAAAAAGAATTTTTAGCAAACGTTTCACACGAATTGCGCACACCGTTAAGCTATGTGAAAGGATATAGTGAAGCGCTATTAGACGGCGTGATCAAAGAAGAAGCGCAACAAAAAAAATATGTGAGACTCATTCATCGGGAAGCAAGCCGCATGCAGCGTCTTGTACGCGATTTGCTCGATTTGGCTCAGCTCGAAGGCACGTATCCGCTTGTTCGCACTCCGTTTTCAATTGCACAATTAGTCGAGGAGACGATTGAAAAATATGAACCGATGTTGCAAGAAAAAAACATTCGCCTTTTGCTCGACCTCGATCACGACTTAATCGTCGATGGTGACCCCGACCGTATCGAACAAGTATTGCAAAATGTGCTCGACAATGCGTTGCGCTACACCCCTTCTTTCGGAACGATTTCGTTGCGTGCAGTAAACAAACAGCCGATGTGCGAACTCATAATCGCAGATTCCGGATGCGGTATGTCAAAAGAAGACATCGAACGATTAGGCGAGCGATTTTTCCGCGCCGACCGCTCCCGCTCGCGCGAACATGGTGGCACAGGACTTGGCATTGCGATCGTCAAGCAAATTATTAAACTACATGGCGGCTCTATCCGCTTCGAAAGCGAACAAGGAAAAGGAACAACCGTATACATGGAATTGCCGTTATATCATGGGGTGTAG
- a CDS encoding chemotaxis protein has translation MKVSSIPIDLERLFESINRSFAMILFRPDTTILWANDAFLHTMGYTEQQVLGVSHRQFCLPTYVNSYEYTEFWNRLKNKQPFYGTVQRVTRQGKHIWLEALYAPVLDEAGQIQAIFKIATDVTDRQNTLNEEFASLLEEMNASTNDIHQTSQLIQDHLQQLSEKAARVSKSTEQIQSVIAFVKDISMQSNLLGLNAAIEAARAGEHGRGFAIVAEEVRKMAEKSKTSAEDISEQLNHITSSVLEMVHMLEEVAEKINNSTEAIDELQQVQQHMVNITNKLTKLL, from the coding sequence ATGAAAGTAAGTTCCATTCCTATTGATTTAGAACGTCTCTTTGAATCGATCAATCGCTCGTTTGCGATGATTTTATTCCGTCCCGACACGACGATATTATGGGCAAACGATGCATTTCTTCACACGATGGGCTATACGGAGCAACAGGTGCTCGGGGTATCCCACCGTCAATTTTGTTTGCCAACGTACGTAAACAGCTACGAATATACAGAGTTTTGGAATCGGCTAAAAAACAAACAACCGTTTTACGGAACGGTGCAACGCGTCACTCGCCAAGGAAAACATATATGGCTTGAGGCGCTTTATGCTCCGGTGTTAGATGAAGCGGGACAAATACAAGCCATTTTTAAAATCGCAACGGACGTCACCGACCGTCAAAACACATTAAATGAAGAGTTTGCGAGTTTACTTGAAGAAATGAACGCGAGCACAAACGATATCCACCAAACGTCGCAACTCATTCAAGATCATTTGCAACAGTTAAGCGAAAAAGCTGCGCGCGTCAGCAAAAGCACGGAACAAATTCAGTCGGTCATCGCGTTTGTGAAAGACATTTCGATGCAATCGAACTTGCTCGGATTAAATGCTGCCATTGAAGCGGCACGTGCAGGCGAACACGGACGCGGTTTTGCAATCGTCGCAGAAGAAGTGCGGAAAATGGCGGAGAAAAGCAAAACGTCTGCCGAAGACATTTCCGAACAGCTCAATCACATCACAAGCTCCGTATTAGAAATGGTGCATATGCTTGAAGAAGTAGCTGAAAAAATAAACAATAGCACCGAAGCGATTGACGAACTTCAGCAAGTGCAACAACATATGGTCAACATTACAAACAAGTTAACGAAACTTTTATAA
- a CDS encoding ATP-dependent Clp protease ATP-binding subunit, translated as MMCQVCKQNKANVFLHVQVNNEKQQLHLCDACYAKQKQQLKVPAGFHFDRLDQWFSDFFAPLTEHSRIEQQVHQEQPKRNGLLDQFGRNLTQLAKAGLIDPVIGREKEIERVIEILNRRNKNNPVLIGEPGVGKTAIVEGLALKIAEGSVPTKLLNKEVYVLDVASLVANTGIRGQFEERMKQLIAELQQRKNVILFIDEIHLLVGAGSAEGSMDASNILKPTLARGELQIIGATTLKEYRQIEKDAALERRFQPVIVHEPTIEQAINMLKGIQPKYEQFHQVKYTDEAIHACVTLSHRYIQDRFLPDKAIDLLDEAGSKVSLKATPTNKEAIEQRLEQIKKEKEKAAQEENYELAAKLRTEELQLEKQLQQNGQAEQPIVDVAHIQQIIEEKTGIPVGKLQAEEQTKMKHLEENLAKKVIGQEEAVRKIAKAIRRSRAGLKAKNRPIGSFLFVGPTGVGKTELSKTLAEQLFGSTDAMIRLDMSEYMEKHAVSKLIGAPPGYVGHEEAGQLTEKVRRNPYSIILLDEMEKAHPDVQHMFLQILEDGRLTDSQGRTVSFKDTVIIMTSNAGTIGEGDLLQRLSLYFKPEFLNRLDAIVEFKPLEKAHMLQIVDLMLAELQRTLDEQHITMTISDKAKEKLAELGYHPTFGARPLRRVMQEHVEDQIADVLLDEHDVRTIHIDVEDDRIVVKAEKA; from the coding sequence ATGATGTGCCAAGTATGTAAACAAAATAAAGCAAACGTCTTTTTACACGTGCAAGTAAACAATGAAAAACAACAATTACACCTTTGCGATGCATGCTATGCAAAGCAAAAACAACAATTAAAAGTGCCAGCAGGATTCCACTTCGATCGTCTCGACCAATGGTTCTCCGACTTTTTCGCACCGCTTACAGAACATTCCCGTATCGAGCAACAAGTACACCAAGAACAACCGAAGCGAAACGGCTTGCTTGATCAATTCGGTCGCAACTTAACACAACTTGCGAAAGCAGGACTTATCGATCCGGTCATCGGACGCGAAAAAGAAATTGAACGCGTCATTGAAATTTTAAATCGCCGCAATAAAAACAACCCAGTATTAATCGGTGAACCGGGCGTCGGTAAAACAGCGATCGTCGAAGGATTAGCGCTTAAAATTGCCGAAGGATCTGTTCCAACGAAATTATTAAACAAAGAAGTGTACGTGCTTGATGTTGCGTCGTTAGTCGCAAACACAGGCATTCGCGGTCAATTTGAAGAACGAATGAAGCAATTAATTGCCGAATTGCAACAACGGAAAAACGTCATTTTATTCATCGATGAAATTCATTTACTCGTCGGAGCGGGTTCGGCAGAAGGCTCGATGGACGCAAGCAACATATTAAAACCGACGCTTGCTCGCGGCGAATTACAAATCATCGGCGCAACAACGTTAAAAGAATATCGTCAAATCGAAAAAGACGCTGCGCTTGAACGCCGTTTCCAACCCGTCATCGTTCATGAACCGACGATCGAACAGGCGATTAACATGTTAAAAGGCATTCAGCCAAAATACGAACAATTCCATCAAGTGAAATATACAGATGAAGCGATTCACGCCTGCGTCACGTTGTCACATCGCTACATTCAAGATCGCTTCCTCCCTGACAAAGCGATTGACTTACTAGACGAAGCGGGCTCAAAAGTAAGCTTAAAAGCGACACCAACCAACAAAGAAGCGATCGAACAACGTCTCGAACAAATCAAAAAAGAAAAAGAAAAAGCCGCCCAAGAAGAAAATTACGAACTTGCAGCAAAATTGCGCACCGAAGAATTACAGCTTGAAAAACAATTGCAACAAAACGGACAAGCTGAACAACCGATCGTCGATGTCGCCCATATTCAACAAATCATTGAAGAAAAAACAGGCATTCCAGTCGGCAAATTACAAGCTGAAGAACAAACGAAAATGAAACATTTAGAAGAAAACTTAGCGAAAAAAGTGATCGGGCAAGAAGAAGCGGTGAGAAAAATCGCGAAAGCCATTCGCAGAAGCCGCGCTGGCTTGAAAGCGAAAAACCGTCCGATCGGTTCGTTCTTATTCGTCGGTCCGACTGGCGTCGGTAAAACAGAATTATCGAAGACGCTTGCTGAACAATTGTTTGGCTCAACAGATGCGATGATTCGCTTAGATATGAGCGAATACATGGAAAAACATGCTGTATCGAAACTTATCGGTGCACCTCCTGGCTACGTTGGTCACGAAGAAGCCGGTCAATTAACGGAAAAAGTGCGCCGCAATCCTTACAGCATCATCTTGCTTGATGAAATGGAAAAAGCGCATCCAGATGTGCAACATATGTTCTTGCAAATTTTAGAAGACGGTCGTTTAACGGATAGCCAAGGGCGTACCGTCAGCTTTAAAGATACGGTCATCATTATGACATCAAACGCCGGTACGATCGGAGAAGGTGACTTACTTCAACGCCTCAGCCTATACTTTAAACCAGAATTTTTAAACCGTCTCGACGCCATTGTCGAATTTAAACCGCTTGAAAAAGCGCATATGTTGCAAATCGTTGACCTTATGCTTGCGGAATTGCAACGCACGCTTGATGAACAACATATCACGATGACGATTAGCGACAAAGCGAAAGAAAAATTAGCTGAACTCGGCTATCATCCAACGTTCGGTGCCCGTCCGCTCCGCCGCGTCATGCAAGAACATGTCGAAGATCAAATTGCCGACGTGTTGCTTGATGAGCATGATGTGCGCACGATTCATATCGACGTAGAGGACGATCGCATCGTCGTAAAAGCTGAAAAAGCCTAA
- a CDS encoding TetR family transcriptional regulator translates to MDERKWLFDLLNVEEQQLSEKQINILQAAIEMFAEKGYAATSTSEIAKRAGVAEGTIFRHYKTKKDLLLAIVKPTLFQSVAPFFAKKFVKDVFENEYEHYEQFVRAIFQNRYEFVKTYLPAVRVFWQEMAFHSDIKAQFQTIFTNHVYDKFKQIVVHFQQKGELAQLPPDTIIRLTITTIVGFLATRFLIMPDYPWDDEQEIERTIRFLMNGLKA, encoded by the coding sequence ATGGACGAACGAAAATGGTTGTTTGATTTACTGAATGTCGAAGAACAACAGCTAAGTGAAAAACAAATTAACATTTTACAAGCAGCAATTGAAATGTTTGCAGAGAAAGGATATGCGGCTACGTCCACGAGCGAAATTGCCAAGCGGGCAGGTGTAGCTGAAGGAACGATTTTTCGCCATTATAAAACGAAAAAAGATTTGTTGCTTGCTATTGTCAAACCGACGTTATTTCAATCTGTTGCGCCGTTTTTCGCGAAAAAATTTGTCAAAGATGTGTTTGAAAATGAGTATGAACATTACGAACAGTTTGTGCGCGCCATTTTTCAAAATCGGTATGAATTTGTGAAAACGTATTTGCCGGCTGTGCGTGTGTTTTGGCAGGAGATGGCATTTCACAGCGATATTAAAGCGCAGTTTCAAACGATTTTTACGAATCATGTGTACGACAAGTTTAAACAAATTGTTGTGCATTTTCAACAAAAAGGGGAGTTGGCGCAACTCCCGCCTGACACCATTATTCGGTTGACAATCACAACGATCGTAGGATTTTTAGCGACCCGTTTTTTAATTATGCCGGATTATCCGTGGGATGATGAACAAGAGATCGAGCGGACGATTCGGTTTTTGATGAATGGACTAAAAGCCTAA
- a CDS encoding ABC transporter permease codes for MRIQAIVVRIIRQFFRDKRTLALMIIAPMFVLFLMDLVFNGETYEPKIAIDSNVPQQLADALQETDAHVTTMTKKKAMDKLDDQQIDAFIEMDKATLRITLEGSDPSVSKQVLMTVQKAAQTLMPPMKQTLTIDTVYMYGSEHMALFDNFGPVLIGFFIFFFVFLIAGVSFLRERTSGTLERLLATPLKRWEIVIGYVIGFGIFTTIQATFISLFAIHVLNMMMEGSFGYVLLVTFLFAMTALTLGTLLSAFANNELQMIQFIPLVVVPQVFFSGLFNLDTMEPWLRSIGVAMPLYYGADALREIMIRGKGWEAISFDVYVLVGFSLLFMILNVLALKKYRKL; via the coding sequence ATGAGAATACAAGCGATTGTCGTCCGCATTATTCGTCAGTTTTTTCGCGATAAACGCACGCTTGCGTTAATGATTATCGCACCGATGTTTGTGTTGTTTTTAATGGACTTAGTGTTTAATGGCGAGACGTACGAACCGAAAATAGCGATTGATTCAAACGTACCGCAACAGCTTGCTGATGCATTACAAGAAACAGATGCACACGTGACGACGATGACAAAAAAGAAAGCGATGGATAAACTGGACGACCAACAAATCGACGCGTTTATTGAAATGGACAAAGCGACGTTGCGCATCACGCTTGAAGGAAGCGATCCGTCCGTCAGCAAACAGGTGCTGATGACGGTGCAAAAAGCAGCGCAAACGCTTATGCCGCCGATGAAACAAACGTTAACGATTGATACGGTATATATGTACGGCTCAGAACATATGGCGTTATTTGATAATTTCGGCCCCGTGCTCATCGGCTTTTTCATTTTCTTTTTCGTCTTTTTAATTGCCGGAGTATCGTTTTTACGTGAACGGACGAGCGGCACGCTGGAGCGGCTACTTGCAACGCCATTAAAGCGATGGGAAATTGTCATCGGCTACGTCATCGGCTTTGGCATCTTTACAACGATTCAAGCAACCTTTATTTCTTTATTTGCGATTCACGTCTTAAACATGATGATGGAAGGCTCGTTCGGTTATGTGCTACTCGTTACGTTTTTATTTGCGATGACGGCGCTCACCTTAGGAACGTTATTGTCCGCCTTTGCGAACAACGAGCTGCAAATGATTCAATTTATCCCGCTCGTCGTCGTTCCGCAAGTGTTTTTCTCTGGACTGTTTAACTTGGATACGATGGAACCGTGGCTTCGTTCCATTGGAGTGGCGATGCCGTTATATTACGGGGCGGATGCGTTAAGAGAAATTATGATTCGCGGCAAAGGTTGGGAAGCGATTTCGTTCGATGTGTACGTTTTAGTTGGCTTTTCGCTTTTATTTATGATATTAAATGTATTAGCATTAAAGAAATATCGAAAGTTGTGA
- a CDS encoding ABC transporter ATP-binding protein: MVIQLQHVYKQFHKKEVIHDVSLTVNKGEIFGMLGPSGAGKTTIVKMIAGIDTATKGEIHVLGTRMPNLQTMARIGFMAQSDALYGELTALENLHFFASIYGLKGKKRKERIEEVLELVNLTDDMKKTIHQFSGGMKRRLSLAAALLHEPEVLILDEPTVGIDPLLRQAIWEELERIRQKGTTIVVTTHVMDEAEKCMRLAMIRDGRLIAVGSPDELKKQTGALTIEQAFLHFGGMQS; the protein is encoded by the coding sequence ATGGTCATTCAATTACAGCACGTATATAAGCAGTTCCATAAAAAAGAAGTCATTCATGATGTGTCTTTGACCGTAAACAAAGGAGAAATTTTCGGTATGCTCGGTCCATCGGGCGCTGGGAAAACGACGATTGTCAAAATGATCGCAGGCATTGATACGGCGACAAAAGGGGAGATTCACGTGCTCGGTACGCGCATGCCCAACTTGCAAACGATGGCGCGCATCGGCTTTATGGCGCAATCCGATGCGTTATACGGGGAGCTCACCGCACTTGAAAATTTACACTTTTTCGCATCGATTTATGGGCTAAAAGGAAAAAAGAGAAAAGAGCGCATTGAAGAAGTGTTGGAGCTTGTCAATTTAACGGACGATATGAAAAAAACGATTCATCAATTTTCAGGCGGGATGAAACGGCGGTTATCGCTCGCGGCGGCGCTTTTACATGAACCAGAAGTGCTCATTTTAGATGAGCCGACCGTCGGCATCGACCCGCTTCTTCGCCAAGCGATTTGGGAAGAGCTCGAACGCATTCGCCAAAAAGGAACGACAATCGTTGTGACGACGCATGTGATGGACGAAGCGGAAAAATGTATGCGGCTTGCAATGATTCGCGACGGACGGTTGATTGCCGTCGGTAGTCCAGATGAATTAAAGAAACAAACAGGGGCATTGACGATTGAACAAGCATTTTTACATTTTGGAGGGATGCAATCATGA
- a CDS encoding arginine:ornithine antiporter — MKQQKLGFWLLTALVVGNMVGSGIFMLPRSLAEAASPAGVLLGWLLTGAGVLMIAIIFGNLAIRKPELNGGPQIYAKELFPKDSNASVLSGFMSSWGYWIGNVAGNVAIITTFASYLSTFFPILTSEHVVFSVGSFTFKLGNLLTFLVCTALLWMMHAIILQGAESAGKLNFVATATKVLGFFLFIVIALFAFEKSYLQPFVAPRYDEAGHALGLLSQINNVALSTLWAFIGIESAIIFASRARKQSDVKRATIVGLFIALAIYIGISVLVMGLLKQEALIQSEKPLVDAIGTVLGPIGAQLLAGLGLISLIGSTLGWIFLSAEVPYQAAKQGLFIRAFLQENNKGMPRFSLIVSNMIAQLFIFSTISNSMAAAFDFVIYIATLSYLVPYFIASVFQLKLVWTGETYETTQQRMTDGIIAVVATIYSIWLVKAGTADMKTFLLGIALLASSLLFYPLVIKQQNSETNKQKQSA, encoded by the coding sequence ATGAAACAACAAAAACTCGGCTTTTGGTTATTGACGGCGCTCGTTGTCGGGAATATGGTCGGCTCTGGCATTTTTATGCTTCCTCGTTCACTTGCGGAAGCGGCAAGTCCTGCTGGCGTGTTGCTCGGTTGGCTATTGACGGGCGCGGGCGTGCTTATGATTGCGATCATTTTTGGCAACTTAGCAATTCGTAAACCTGAATTAAACGGCGGACCGCAAATTTATGCGAAAGAGCTGTTTCCAAAAGATTCAAACGCATCCGTTTTGTCCGGCTTTATGTCGTCTTGGGGATATTGGATCGGAAACGTCGCAGGAAACGTAGCGATCATTACGACGTTCGCTAGTTATTTATCAACGTTTTTCCCTATTTTAACGAGCGAACATGTCGTCTTCTCTGTTGGCTCATTTACATTCAAACTTGGCAACCTGCTCACGTTTCTCGTCTGCACCGCACTTTTATGGATGATGCATGCGATCATTTTACAAGGAGCAGAAAGTGCCGGAAAGTTGAACTTTGTCGCAACGGCAACGAAAGTGCTCGGCTTTTTCCTTTTTATTGTCATCGCGTTGTTTGCGTTTGAAAAAAGCTATCTCCAACCGTTTGTTGCTCCGCGTTACGACGAAGCAGGTCATGCGCTCGGTCTTCTTTCGCAAATAAACAACGTCGCGTTAAGCACGCTTTGGGCGTTTATCGGCATTGAATCAGCGATCATTTTTGCTTCGCGTGCCCGAAAACAAAGCGATGTCAAACGCGCAACGATTGTCGGACTATTCATTGCTTTAGCCATTTATATTGGCATTAGCGTACTTGTGATGGGACTATTAAAACAAGAGGCGCTTATTCAGTCTGAAAAGCCGCTTGTTGATGCGATCGGTACTGTATTAGGTCCAATCGGAGCGCAGCTTTTGGCAGGACTTGGTTTAATTAGTTTAATCGGCTCAACGCTCGGCTGGATTTTTTTAAGTGCCGAAGTGCCGTATCAAGCAGCAAAACAAGGATTATTTATTCGTGCCTTTTTACAAGAAAACAACAAAGGCATGCCGCGTTTTTCTTTAATCGTCTCAAATATGATTGCCCAATTATTTATTTTTTCAACGATTTCAAACTCAATGGCGGCCGCATTTGATTTCGTAATTTACATTGCGACGTTATCATATCTCGTTCCGTATTTCATCGCCTCCGTCTTCCAATTGAAGCTTGTCTGGACAGGCGAAACGTATGAAACGACGCAACAACGAATGACAGACGGCATCATCGCTGTCGTTGCGACTATTTATTCCATTTGGCTTGTGAAAGCAGGCACGGCTGACATGAAAACATTTTTACTCGGCATTGCCTTGCTTGCAAGCAGCTTACTTTTCTATCCGCTTGTGATCAAACAACAAAACAGCGAAACGAACAAACAAAAACAGTCGGCATAA
- a CDS encoding two-component sensor histidine kinase — translation MGRERMRRWLYILLVMIPCLVGSVWIVLWQDEQQQQQWLEETRLFANIHKNDLDRFLAETTTKLETLAFIVSKHMTTLSEKDINDMLQQIEKQDVRFHHISFFSESTSSAMRLAKVTKQTIIDSDQTTTIVTPIVDEKTNDTVGFFVAELRMDYIKKRIKIIDQHASFRLYDERGTILFATNELRPSHETVTVHLNNAPWMIEANVPHVTMKQNVQASLPYILLLIVAIHIIWLLIQYWLLKRQTMLERMEIQTQKLELVGTLAASTAHEIRNPLAGIKGFIQLLSEKHKDNESQLYFSVIQNEITRINDIVNEFLILGKPTAQKLETCDLNYIVQSIHPMIESQAHLHNVVYTFQRADVPLPIRCSKDHLKQVVLNLAKNAIEAMADGGELTISLTKQNDWAVLHVIDNGGGIPNDIKSKLFQPFVTSKQTGTGLGLVVCKRIVDMHEGTIDIHSIEKKGTTITVRLPLRQEVE, via the coding sequence ATGGGGAGAGAGAGAATGAGACGATGGTTGTACATCTTGCTTGTTATGATCCCATGCCTTGTAGGGAGCGTGTGGATTGTGCTTTGGCAAGATGAACAACAGCAACAACAATGGCTAGAAGAAACGCGCTTGTTTGCGAATATACATAAAAACGATCTCGACCGCTTTCTTGCGGAGACAACGACAAAACTCGAGACGTTAGCGTTTATCGTTAGCAAACATATGACGACGTTAAGCGAAAAAGACATAAACGACATGTTGCAACAAATCGAAAAACAAGACGTTCGTTTTCATCACATATCGTTTTTTTCTGAAAGTACAAGTTCAGCGATGCGATTGGCAAAAGTGACAAAACAAACGATCATTGACAGCGATCAGACAACGACGATCGTCACACCGATTGTCGATGAAAAAACGAACGATACAGTCGGTTTTTTTGTGGCGGAATTACGTATGGATTACATAAAAAAACGAATAAAAATCATTGACCAACACGCATCGTTTCGTTTATATGATGAACGCGGAACGATATTGTTCGCTACAAACGAACTTCGTCCATCACACGAAACGGTGACAGTTCATTTAAACAACGCACCGTGGATGATTGAAGCGAACGTGCCGCACGTAACGATGAAACAAAATGTGCAAGCATCCCTTCCATACATCTTATTGCTGATCGTCGCCATCCATATTATTTGGCTACTGATTCAATATTGGCTATTAAAACGGCAAACGATGCTTGAACGCATGGAAATACAAACACAAAAACTCGAACTTGTCGGCACGCTCGCCGCAAGCACGGCACACGAAATTCGCAACCCGCTCGCCGGCATTAAAGGATTTATTCAACTATTAAGTGAAAAACATAAAGATAACGAATCACAACTTTATTTTTCCGTCATTCAAAATGAAATTACACGCATTAACGATATTGTGAACGAATTTTTAATTCTCGGCAAACCGACGGCACAAAAACTTGAAACGTGTGATTTAAACTATATTGTGCAAAGCATTCATCCGATGATTGAGTCGCAAGCGCATTTACATAACGTCGTCTATACGTTTCAACGTGCCGATGTGCCACTTCCGATTCGCTGTTCAAAAGATCATTTAAAACAAGTCGTCTTAAATTTAGCGAAAAATGCGATTGAAGCGATGGCCGATGGCGGTGAGCTAACGATTTCGCTTACGAAACAAAACGACTGGGCGGTGCTACACGTGATCGACAATGGAGGCGGCATTCCAAACGACATAAAAAGCAAACTGTTTCAACCGTTTGTCACATCGAAACAAACGGGAACAGGACTTGGGCTCGTCGTCTGTAAACGCATTGTCGATATGCATGAAGGGACAATCGACATTCATAGCATAGAAAAGAAAGGAACGACAATTACCGTTCGTCTTCCTTTGCGACAGGAGGTGGAATGA